The Gasterosteus aculeatus chromosome 8, fGasAcu3.hap1.1, whole genome shotgun sequence genome has a window encoding:
- the LOC120823604 gene encoding interferon-induced protein with tetratricopeptide repeats 5-like isoform X2, with protein sequence MMSADQSQTTLRSKLEALQCHFTWSLEPSKINLVLHRDKLLEIGKEDGNSWLGHIYNLRGFIQYKLGSTEDALSFFLQAAEAFGQMRREDEGPWLVVNYGNLAWLHHLLGDQAESEANLSKVEAIKKKYPTPSEDELHAELYAEKAWTLMILDIERELVSEYFQKAIKMQPDMVEWNTSHVIGLASNFVRGSTKMEADILDKMRDAKKQDPDNLYLAGFDLQIRATKRQKVAKEACELAKRVSIKPVSSYSQMRAILHVYRTCRLYDKAISLAAEAVENNPDKPYLKKFAALTLKWKIVFSKYSGVDECMVDRAVILHKEVISLYPDSAFVEEMDLADIYAKSNRRQGEAKHLFQQLLERNLEPAEKQVLYNRYAKHLFFDLNDSNKSKEYHMNAAKIPINSFYRENSIKALEKWKN encoded by the exons ATGATGAG TGCTGATCAGAGTCAAACAACACTGAGGTCCAAACTGGAGGCCCTGCAGTGTCATTTTACCTGGAGTCTGGAGCCCAGCAAGATCAACCTTGTACTTCACCGTGACAAGCTGTTGGAGATCGGCAAGGAGGATGGAAACAGCTGGCTGGGTCACATCTACAACCTGAGGGGCTTCATTCAGTACAAGCTGGGCTCCACCGAAGATGCCCTGAGTTTCTTCCTCCAGGCTGCAGAGGCCTTCGGCCAGATGAGAAGGGAAGATGAAGGTCCCTGGTTGGTGGTGAATTACGGGAACCTGGCTTGGCTGCACCACCTCCTGGGAGACCAAGCAGAGAGCGAGGCTAACCTTTCAAAGGTGGAAGCCATAAAGAAGAAATACCCAACTCCATCAGAGGACGAGCTCCATGCAGAACTCTACGCTGAAAAAGCCTGGACCCTGATGATCCTCGACATAGAACGAGAGCTGGTTTCAGAATACTTCCAGAAAGCCATCAAGATGCAGCCAGACATGGTGGAGTGGAACACCAGTCACGTCATCGGGTTAGCGAGTAATTTTGTTCGAGGCAGCACAAAGATGGAGGCTGACATCTTGGATAAAATGAGAGACGCCAAGAAACAGGATCCAGACAACTTGTACCTCGCTGGTTTCGACCTTCAGATACGTGCAACGAAGAGGCAAAAAGTTGCAAAAGAAGCATGTGAGTTAGCCAAAAGGGTTTCAATAAAGCCCGTCAGCAGCTACAGTCAGATGAGAGCAATACTTCATGTTTACAGAACCTGTAGATTATATGATAAGGCCATTAGTTTGGCAGCAGAGGCGGTGGAAAACAATCCAGATAAGCCTTATCTCAAGAAATTTGCTGCACTAACTCTCAAATGGAAGATTGTTTTTTCCAAATACAGTGGCGTAGATGAGTGCATGGTTGACAGAGCAGTCATTCTCCACAAGGAGGTGATTTCTCTTTACCCTGATTCTGCATTTGTGGAGGAAATGGACCTCGCAGATATATACGCAAAGTCCAATCGCAGACAGGGCGAAGCCAAACATTTGTTCCAACAACTGCTAGAAAGGAACCTGGAACCTGCAGAGAAACAGGTGCTTTACAACCGCTACGCTAAACATCTTTTCTTTGATCTGAATGACTCCAACAAGTCAAAAGAATATCACATGAACGCAGCAAAGATACCGATAAATTCCTTCTATCGTGAGAACAGCATTAAAGCTCTGGAGAAGTGGAAAAATTAA
- the LOC120824078 gene encoding serine/threonine-protein kinase pim-2-like gives MWARLSAFFGHHKADNVPATKRARDEDTQEEEARGALDHSHVDSTSASADTVVGRRGVKRKVTAAEGGPMRKRKRRLVTEDSEDSEHSEEEAKQRGWLSYFPFFGHRKRARGCDNASVDGPRKKRKRRLDDEDDEDGEDSEDDEDDKDGEEETKQKEFEAKYIELDHIGARGRASVYAGLRRDDNVPVAIKHIRNENVYCTHVDDKGNVIPTEVAVMLKLAAESDGTSSHVSLLDWYQLVGELVLVMERPMPAENYNNYLPYNKFYVKNEEDVKIILRQLVDAALDLESKNVFHRDIKAENMLIETRSDFPRVRLISFGVSCFDDKRQTYEDFYDLKTPEFYLENGYRAGPTTVFQIGVVLYNALHMRKRFNTLAFIQGFQSLPPKTSKSCKDFLLMCLRVNPNNRPTLEQLRNHQWLR, from the exons ATGTGGGCACGTCTATCTGCGTTTTTCGGCCACCACAAAGCCGACAACGTACCCGCAACCAAAAGAGCTCGAG ATGAGGATACACAAGAAGAAGAGGCTCGAGGGGCCCTCGACCACTCTCACGTTGATTCAACGTCCGCCTCAGCAGACACAG TCGTTGGCAGGAGAGGTGTCAAGAGGAAGGTCACCGCTGCTGAGGGCGGAccaatgaggaagaggaagaggaggctggtCACCGAGGACAGCGAAGACAGCGagcacagcgaggaggaggccaaACAAA GAGGATGGCTATCGTATTTTCCGTTTTTCGGCCACCGCAAAAGAGCTCGAG GATGCGACAACGCCTCTGTGGACGGaccgaggaagaagaggaagaggaggctggacgacgaggacgacgaggacggcgaggacagcgaggacgacgaggacgacaaGGACGGCGAGGAGGAAACCAAACAAA AAGAGTTTGAGGCCAAATATATAGAACTGGATCACATCGGGGCAAGAGGACGTGCATCTGTGTATGCCGGCCTCCGCAGAGACGACAACGTACCC GTTGCCATCAAACATATCAGAAATGAAAACGTCTACTGCACACATGTG GACGACAAAGGGAACGTGATCCCCACAGAGGTCGCCGTCATGTTGAAGCTGGCGGCCGAATCGGATGGGACATCGTCACACGTGTCCCTGCTGGACTGGTACCAGTTGGTGGGGGAGCTTGTGCTGGTGATGGAGAGGCCGATGCCCGCTGAGAATTATAATAACTATCTCCCGTACAATAAATTCTATGTGAAGAATGAAGAAGACGTCAAG ATCatcctgaggcagctggtcgATGCAGCGCTCGATCTGGAGAGCAAGAACGTTTTCCACCGGGACATAAAGGCGGAGAACATGCTGATTGAGACGCGCTCGGACTTCCCGCGGGTTCGCCTCATCAGCTTTGGAGTTAGCTGTTTTGATGATAAAAGACAGACTTACGAGGACTTTTACG ATCTGAAGACCCCAGAGTTCTACCTTGAAAATGGATACAGAGCAGGACCAACCACAGTGTTCCAGATCGGAGTGGTGCTGTATAATGCCCTCCACATGAGGAAAAGGTTCAACACGTTGGCGTTCATTCAAGGATTTCAGTCTCTCCCACCCAAGACCTCCAAAT cctGCAAGGACTTCCTCCTGATGTGCCTGAGAGTCAATCCCAACAACCGTCCAACGCTGGAGCAGCTCAGGAATCACCAGTGGCTCAGATAA
- the LOC120823604 gene encoding interferon-induced protein with tetratricopeptide repeats 5-like isoform X1, whose protein sequence is MMIIQHAFEDIILTSDMFKYLSFLFHISADQSQTTLRSKLEALQCHFTWSLEPSKINLVLHRDKLLEIGKEDGNSWLGHIYNLRGFIQYKLGSTEDALSFFLQAAEAFGQMRREDEGPWLVVNYGNLAWLHHLLGDQAESEANLSKVEAIKKKYPTPSEDELHAELYAEKAWTLMILDIERELVSEYFQKAIKMQPDMVEWNTSHVIGLASNFVRGSTKMEADILDKMRDAKKQDPDNLYLAGFDLQIRATKRQKVAKEACELAKRVSIKPVSSYSQMRAILHVYRTCRLYDKAISLAAEAVENNPDKPYLKKFAALTLKWKIVFSKYSGVDECMVDRAVILHKEVISLYPDSAFVEEMDLADIYAKSNRRQGEAKHLFQQLLERNLEPAEKQVLYNRYAKHLFFDLNDSNKSKEYHMNAAKIPINSFYRENSIKALEKWKN, encoded by the coding sequence ATGATGATAATACAGCATGCTTTTGAGGATATTATATTAACCAGTgatatgtttaaatatttgtcaTTCTTATTCCACATCAGTGCTGATCAGAGTCAAACAACACTGAGGTCCAAACTGGAGGCCCTGCAGTGTCATTTTACCTGGAGTCTGGAGCCCAGCAAGATCAACCTTGTACTTCACCGTGACAAGCTGTTGGAGATCGGCAAGGAGGATGGAAACAGCTGGCTGGGTCACATCTACAACCTGAGGGGCTTCATTCAGTACAAGCTGGGCTCCACCGAAGATGCCCTGAGTTTCTTCCTCCAGGCTGCAGAGGCCTTCGGCCAGATGAGAAGGGAAGATGAAGGTCCCTGGTTGGTGGTGAATTACGGGAACCTGGCTTGGCTGCACCACCTCCTGGGAGACCAAGCAGAGAGCGAGGCTAACCTTTCAAAGGTGGAAGCCATAAAGAAGAAATACCCAACTCCATCAGAGGACGAGCTCCATGCAGAACTCTACGCTGAAAAAGCCTGGACCCTGATGATCCTCGACATAGAACGAGAGCTGGTTTCAGAATACTTCCAGAAAGCCATCAAGATGCAGCCAGACATGGTGGAGTGGAACACCAGTCACGTCATCGGGTTAGCGAGTAATTTTGTTCGAGGCAGCACAAAGATGGAGGCTGACATCTTGGATAAAATGAGAGACGCCAAGAAACAGGATCCAGACAACTTGTACCTCGCTGGTTTCGACCTTCAGATACGTGCAACGAAGAGGCAAAAAGTTGCAAAAGAAGCATGTGAGTTAGCCAAAAGGGTTTCAATAAAGCCCGTCAGCAGCTACAGTCAGATGAGAGCAATACTTCATGTTTACAGAACCTGTAGATTATATGATAAGGCCATTAGTTTGGCAGCAGAGGCGGTGGAAAACAATCCAGATAAGCCTTATCTCAAGAAATTTGCTGCACTAACTCTCAAATGGAAGATTGTTTTTTCCAAATACAGTGGCGTAGATGAGTGCATGGTTGACAGAGCAGTCATTCTCCACAAGGAGGTGATTTCTCTTTACCCTGATTCTGCATTTGTGGAGGAAATGGACCTCGCAGATATATACGCAAAGTCCAATCGCAGACAGGGCGAAGCCAAACATTTGTTCCAACAACTGCTAGAAAGGAACCTGGAACCTGCAGAGAAACAGGTGCTTTACAACCGCTACGCTAAACATCTTTTCTTTGATCTGAATGACTCCAACAAGTCAAAAGAATATCACATGAACGCAGCAAAGATACCGATAAATTCCTTCTATCGTGAGAACAGCATTAAAGCTCTGGAGAAGTGGAAAAATTAA